The nucleotide window AGCAGCGCCGCGGCACCGGGGCCGTCGCCCAGGGCCACGGGCACGGAGCccggcaggagcagcaggaggaggaggaggaggaggaggaggaggtggagcgGAGGTCGGGGCATGGCGCAGCTCCGGGGTCGCCTATGGAAGGAGCAGGGCGCTGTTAACCCCCAGGGTAGAGCCACGGCCCCTATGGGATAACCACAGCCCCCTATGGTATAACCACAGCCCCCCCATGGTATAACCACAGCCCCCCCCCCTTGTGATATAACCACAGCCCCCCCAGGGTATAACCACAGCCCCCTATGGGATAACCATGGGCCCCTATGGGATAACCACAGCCCCCCCCATGGTATAACCACAGTCCCTCCAGGATATAACCACAGCCCCCACCCAGGGTAAAACCACAACCCCTATGGTATAACCACAGTCCCCCCAGGGTATAACCATGGGCCAGTATGGGATAACCATGGGCCCTTATGGGATAACCATGGGCCCTTATGGGATAACCACAGCCCCCCCCATGGTATAACTGCCGCCCCATATGGTATAACCACAGCCCCCCCACGGTATAACCACAACCCCTATGGTATAACCACAGCCCCCCCAGGGTATAaccacagccccccccccacGGTAAAACCACAACCCCTATGGTATAACCACAGCCCCCCCACGGTATAACCACAGCCCCCCCCACGGTATAACCACAACCCCTATGGTATAACCACAGCCCCCCAGCGGACCCCCCGTCCCCAGCTCACCCACTCACCAGTGgtccctgccctgtcccagTGCTGTGGCTGCGGGTGCAGCCCCTGCGGCCCCTTTATAGCCGCTGTTATCAGGGGCTGTTGCGACATGTGGGGCTTGGCCCCggtgcagggacagggcagTGTGCATGGGCAggaccccagccccacagagcaGACGAGGCCAAGAACGACATTGATTTATGGAGTGGTTACAGAATTTAATGAGGTCGGGGAAAAAGCACCCCAAGAAGTAACAAAATCCATGGGAAAGGGGGGATTTTTGGGATTAAAACAAGGAAACGGAGAGACCAGGACAAGGGGCAAAAGGTGCTTCCCCAGCACCttaaaaccagctttaaaaCCTGTGTGAAGCAGCCTATGGGGAGCCtcagtcctcctcctcctcctcttccacacATCGGATGCgcttcctcctccccaggggctgcagctcctcatcctcctcctcatcctcgaGGGGCAGCGCTGGGCCTGAAtggagcagggaaggggctgAGCACCCAAAGCAGGGGTGCAGGGACAGGGGGCACccatgccccccccccgcccagcGCCAGGCTGGACCCACCGGAGCTCCCGGAGGCCTCGTCCTCGCTGTCGAGGTCCCGTTGCCTCTTGGTGTGGGGCCGCACCGGCTGGGGTCGGGCTCCTCCCTGCAGTGGTGGGGACAGGGCTCAGGGACCAGCTCGGGGCGCACTGGGGCGGGGATGGGACCAATTCTCACCTCTCCGAATGCGGCGGCTGcggggatgctgctgggcacaAGAGCCATGGAATCAATGGGGTGGGCAAGAGCTCGCAGAGCATCAGCTCCAACCGCCCCAAGGCCTCACCTGGATCAGGGTCCTGCGGGCATTGGGGTGGCTCTGGCAGCCCCCGGGGGCCCCCCGACGGGTCGGGCCACGGTGGGCGATGGAGGCGGCCGCACGGCGGAGCAGCCGCGGGGTGAGCGCAGCCGGGATGCGCCAGAAGGTTTTCCTGGGTGGAGAGGGGGAGATGGTGCAGGGAGGGGATGGAATCACGATGGGGATGGAGACGAGAGAACAGAGATGGGGATGGGACCAGGGACTGGGATGGGATgtgggaggagaatggaaagcaggagactgggatggggatggagacaAGGAGGGTAGAGGGAGGGGAACAAGCACAGGGacagggaggggagcagggacaggaatGGGAAGCAGGATGGGAAGGCGAAACGGGACTGGGATGGGGGATGGAGGCAAGGATGGGGACCGGGATGGGGACCGGGATGGGGACCAAAGCTGGGGACCGGTCCCTCACCTGCTCGCTCTCGGGGGGGCGCAGCCCCAGCCGCCGCAGCAGCGCCTGGAACCGCCGGTTCTCCATCGCCTCCTCGTTCTCCTCCGAGAGCGGCACCAGCGGCACCGGGTGGGAGGTGCCTGAGCCCCGGGAGCCCGGTGAGCCCCGGAGTGAGCCCCggaccccccccagcccctgctccccccccccccctccccggtaCTCCACCACCTCCTCCCGGTCCCCCGCTGTCCTCCGTAGGCAGCTCTGGAGCCAGCGCAGGGGCCCGGCCAGGCCTGGGGGCACAGCGATGGGGGAAGCAGGATGCGGCCCCCGCAGCCAAGCAGAGCCCGAGCAGGGGGTTCTGAGCCCCGAACCCACCTTCCTGATGCAGGCCGCTGCGCCAGGCCCTGCCCAGCGCCTTCCTCAGGCTCCTCTATGGGGTCTTCATCTtcttcttcatcctcctcctcctcgctgtCCCCATCCTCGGAGCTGTCCTGGGCCAGCGCTGCCGGGGCTCCCTATGGGGACCAGGGGGGTTTGGGTGCCTGTGATGGGGCAGCATCCACTGGGCACCCCCCCGGCTCCAGCATCACCCCCCAACCCCACGGTACCGTACCGGTGCAGGGCCCTGGCCCTTCCTCCGGCGCCTCTTGTAGAGCTCGGCGCGCGTCGCCACCCAGCCCCAGCGCCAGCAGCTTGTCCACGACCCGCGCCCGCGAGCGCCGCGCCGTGAGGTGCTGCAGGATGCGGCCCAGCacgtctggggggggggggggcagtgatGAGGGAATGGGGGGGAATAATGGGGGGAGGAAACGAGAGGGGGATAatgaggggtaatggggggATAACAGGGGGATAACAGAGGGATAACGGGAGAAATAATGGGGGATAACATGGGTATAATGGGGGGGAATAATGGGAAAAATTGTGGGGAATAACCAAGAAATAATCGGGataaaggaagaggaaatgggGGACGAGGGGGAAAATGGGGATGAGGGGAAAAATGGGGGATGAGGGGGAAAAATGgggatgagggggaaaaaaggggggatgagggggaaaaatgggggatgaggggggaaaaatggGGGATGAGGGGGAAAAATGGGGGATGAGGGGGAAAAATGGGGGATGAGGGGGAAAAATGGGGGATCATGGTGGGGAATAAGAGGGGAATAACAGAGGGAAATAATGGGGGGATAATGGACGGAATAATGAGGGAAAGAACAGGGGGATAATGGGGGAAATAATGGGGATAATGGGGTAATAAGGAAGGGATAATGGGGGGAAAATAACAGAGGGACAATGGGGGAACAATGAGGGGTACCGGGGCTTGCCCCTCACCATCGGAGCCCCGGAACTCTCAAAGAGCCGCgccagctcctcctcctgctctgcgtCCAGAGCACGACGCGGGTGCCCTTCCtgggcatggggggggggggggcacacacacGGGGTCAGTCCCAGGCCCTGGGGCTCAGCGGCCGCCCCGGTGGTACCCCcatggttgggggggggggggggtcccggaCCCACCTCTGCCGCGGGAGGTCGCGGGCGCTGCCAATGAGCCCCAAGCGCACCAAATGCTTCACCAGGTGCCTGCGCGTGCGCCCGGGCGCCGGCAGCTGCGCCAGGATGGCTCCGGCCCGTCCGAGCCTGCGGGACCACAGGGGACAGGGGATGGAGCCCCCGGGGgtccccctgcacccccccccccccaaccccagccCGGTACCTTCCACCTCCTTGTACTTCCAATAGAGCTCccgcagctcctgctcctcctgcggGGTCCAGGGGGGGGCCCGGCTCGTGCCAGCCCTGGGCAGAGACAGAGAAGAGGTGAAGGGAGGTAATGGGAGCGATAGGAAGCGATAGGGTGCGATAGGGTGTGATAGGATGCGATAGAGTGCGATAGGGTGTGATAGGATGTGATAGGATGCGATAGGGTATGATAGGGTGCGATAGAGTATGATAGGGTGTGATAGGATGTGATAGTGTGATAGGGTATGATAGGGTGTGATAGGAGTATGATAGGGTGGGATAGGATGTGATAGTGTGATAGGGTATGATAGGGTGCGATAGGGTGCGATAGGATGCGATAGAGTGCGATAGGGTGTGATAGGATGCGATAGAGTGTGACAGGGTGCGATGGGTGTGATAGGATGCGATAGAGTGTGACAGGGTGCGATAGGGTTGTGATAGGATGCGATAGAGTGCGATAGGGTGCGATAGGATGCGATAAGAGTGTGATAGGATGCGATAGTGTGATAGGATGTGATAGGATGCGATAAGGTGCCATAGGATGTGATAGGGTGCCATAGGTTTGTGATACGATGCGATAGGATGTGATAGGTGTGATAGGATGCGATAGGATGCGACAGGATGCGATAGGATGCGATAGGAGGCAACAAGATGCTATAGAAGGTGACAGGATATGATAGGGTGCGACAGGATGACATAGGAGACGAGAGGATGCGATAAGGTGTGATAGGATGCGATAGGATGCGATAGGAGGCATAAAGGGAGGGGCCGGGAGGGCAGCAGCCCCACCGCCAGCCGCGCTCACCCCTCTGCGTCCCGCAGGGAGCCGTAGCCCTCGCTCATCTCCcgggcggccgcggggctcTTCCAGAAGAGCAGCTCCACGAACGCCTTCTTGTTGGTGGCCGCCAGCGCAAAGAACTTGCCCACGATGAACTTGGCCAACGCCACCAGCTCCTGCGGGCGGAGAGCGGAGCTGGAGGACCCCGGATCCTCCCCTAGGAaaggagtgggggggggggcggaagCGGGACCCATCGGACCTGGTGCGTGCCGGCGGCGGGGGTCGTGGGAGGAGCCGGTTGAAGAGGGCGAAGAGGGAGAGCTGGAAGAGCAGCGGCTCATGCGCAGGTCGCGGGCCAGGCGGTGCAGCAGGCGCGCGGCGCAGTGGTTGGTGCGGGCGGTGTTGCGGGGTACCCCCGCGAGCAGCGAGCACCAGCGCTCCGCGACCACGGTGGGCACAGGCGAACCTGCCCCCATAGCGCCAGTGAGTGTGGGGCCGCTGCGGTCAATGGGGACCCCCCCCACCCGCTCCCCGGATCCCCCTCTCTCAACGCTTCAGGTAGTCGAGGAAGTTGAACTCCTTCTCCGACACCTGCACggtctcttcctcctcttcatcctcctcctcctcctcttcctccggCTCCTCAGCCTCGGGGGGGTGCGTGGCTCTGCAATGGGACAGTGCCAAGGGGCTGGAGCGGCCCCAAAGCAGAGCCCCCCATTCCCGGTGCCATGGACTCACGGGGCAGAGGAGCAAAGAGGATGTCCTGGAGCAGCCGGGTCTCCTCGGGCGGCCCCGCGTTGGGGGGTCCCAAACACGTCCCCTTCGGGCCATACATCCCTATGGAGGGATAGGGAGAGGCTGTCACCGTGTCCGTGCACCGGGAATGCCCGGCATGGTTTTCACCGTGTCCATGCACcgggaatgggatggggatgctgccGGTACCGGGCAGAGCGGAGCAGCCGCAGGGCCTGGGGGACCCGAGCATCCCGCAATCCGCAGCAGGGCCTCGGCGCGTTGCTCCTCCACCGGCGTCTCCGATGCGGCATCGAAGGGCACCACGTCCTCGGGGAGCGGCACCTGGCCCTATGCAGGACGCAGTCACCTTGTGCCCCACAGCAACCCCAAGGTCCCCGCTATGGGGCTGGAGCCCCGTCCCCTACCTGCAGACAGGCCTGAAGCTGTGGGGCCAgccctgcccacagctcctgcagctcctcggTGCTGGGCGGCTGCGGGGCTGCGGCTGCGGGCGCGCGGGGCTGCTTCTTCCTCCGCACACGCTTGCTCTATAGGGGGACAAGGATGGGGTGAGGAGGGGCTGCAGCCCCATAGGGCCCCCCCGGGGGGGGGTGCTCCCCATCCCGACCTGCACCACGAGGCTGGAGCGGCCGCGGCAGAAGCGCTCCAGCATGCGCAGGAAGAGATGCGCCGTCTCCACCAGGTCCCGCAGGAAGCTGCGCGGCTGCTTGGTCTCATCGAACTTGCGGAAGAGCGCGAGGAAGAGCTCCGGTATTCCATCAGGTAGAAGATGTtgcctggggaggaggaggatggaggaggatggaggaggaagggggtggAATGGGGCTCCCCAACCTGGATGGATGCGATGGGACGGGACTCACTCTTGATGACCTGGCTGCTGTCCCGCACCGCCGGCTCCGGGGACCGGTCCATCTCCTGCACCGTGCGCAGCAGCTCCTGGTACGCCTTGAGAGCCAAGTGCATCCTGAGGAGGAACGCGGAGGGAAGGACCCTAAAGCTCAGCCAGCCCCAAGAGGGACCCCTGCCGtcagagcagggtgctccaagccccggcACCCACCTGCGTGCCCAGGTCACGGCCTCCTTCTTGTCCATCAGCGCCATCTCATAGTAGGTGGTGAGGTTCTGCTCGATGAAGTGGAAGGCGCGGACGCCCACGGTCTCGGACACCAGCTCCGGGCGGAAGCCGCGGTGCCGGTTGAAGGCCATGAAGAAGGCACAAGCCCACAGGTAATAGGTCTCATCGTGCTGCTGAGCCTTGTCCCGCACCAAGTGGTCCTGTGGGGCGCAGGccgtggggctgagctgggggTCCCCCACAGCCCGGGCAGGGGGTCCCAGCCCCAcggccccccccctccccggcacCTTCACCAGCAGCATCAGGCGGTTGTAGCAGCCCTCCAGGAAGTCCTGGCAGAAGCGGTGCAGGAAGAGCCGGACGTTGTGCGCGGAGCGGTGCGGAGCCTCGGCCTCGGGGCTGCCTGGCGCCGCCGGGGCACGCGCCGCGGCTCCTTGCCCAGGTCGTGGCTGTAGCTCTTCAGCTGCGGGCATCGAACCGTGCTCGGACCCCTCCGgcatcacccccccccccgc belongs to Lathamus discolor isolate bLatDis1 unplaced genomic scaffold, bLatDis1.hap1 Scaffold_260, whole genome shotgun sequence and includes:
- the TIMELESS gene encoding LOW QUALITY PROTEIN: protein timeless homolog (The sequence of the model RefSeq protein was modified relative to this genomic sequence to represent the inferred CDS: inserted 9 bases in 8 codons; deleted 5 bases in 4 codons); amino-acid sequence: LHCVLQLWGHRGGAEPPFSISPSAVDGDATVHDRVLWALHISGMDDLLKFLASAQTEQQWALHVLEIISLMFRNQSPEDLAVLGQGQAGAERGEDTRELQSLRQRELAEKRTRALQRPYRHSRFVGSYVLQGLKAIGDRDVVXHKGLHNLKSYSHDLGKEPRRVPRRRQAXPEAEAPHRSAHNVRLFLHRFCQDFLEGCYNRLMLLVKDHLVRDKAQQHDETYYLWACAFFMAFNRHRGFRPELVSETVGVRAFHFIEQNLTTYYEMALMDKKEAVTWARRMHLALKAYQELLRTVQEMDRSPEPAVRDSSQVIKSNIFYLMEYRXLFLALFRKFDETKQPRSFLRDLVETAHLFLRMLERFCRGRSSLVVQSKRVRRKKQPRAPAAAAPQPPSTEELQELWAGLAPQLQACLQGQVPLPEDVVPFDAASETPVEEQRAEALLRIAGCXRVPQALRLLRSARDVWPEGDVFGTPNAGPPEETRLLQDILFAPLPPTHPPEAEEPEEEEEEEDEEEEETVQVSEKEFNFLDYLKRSPVPTVVAERWCSLLAGVPRNTARTNHCAARLLHRLARDLRMSXLLFQLSLFALFNRLLTTPAAGTHQELVALAKFIVGKFFALAATNKKAFVELLFWKSPAAAREMSEGYGSLRDAEGAGTSRAPPWTPQEEQELRELYWKYKEVEGTGLGLGRAGAILAQLPAPGRTRRHLVKHLVRLGLIGSARDLPRQRKGTRVVLWTXEQEEELARLFXEFRGSDDVLGRILQHLTARRSRARVVDKLLALGLVATRAELYKRRRRKGQGPAPVRYRGGAPAALAQDSSEDGDSEEEEDEEEDEDPIEEPEEGAGQGLAQRLHQEGLAGPLRWLQSCLRRTAGDREESGTSHPVPLVPLSEENEEAMENRRFQALLRRLGLRPPESEQETFWRIPAALTPRLLRRAAASIAHRXPDPSGGPRGLPEPPQCPQDPDPASPQPPHSERALSPPLQGGARPQPVRPHTKRQRDLDSEDEASGSSGPALPLEDEEEDEELQPLGRRKRIRCVEEEEEED